In Microbacterium sp. AB, a single genomic region encodes these proteins:
- a CDS encoding ABC transporter substrate-binding protein: protein MTSLSPRRALGAGALVTIGGLVLAGCAGGFDGASGSGGTPESTPTSVVAAIPTDPSSMDPVRSGALVVLSVFFHTFDQLVRITADGELEPKLAEEWTANDDLTQWDFTLHEGVVASNGEEITAEDVVFSYRAILDDPTSENFAYLSSIDSVEAIDDLTVRFHLKQPFSAFPRNTSLISIVPADTYQEMGADAFAQEPVGSGPYVFENVTKGVSYDLVRNDDYWGEAPAIESISLQPVSSDESRVNGVLSGSLDVAQIGPTQVSSVEGNASAEVSSALSNGVVFLGVNSTAGVLADVRVREAIALAIDREAIAENLLMGLAEPATSMLAPAVEGFSDEVEGTAYDPDRAKELLAEAGYDGETIPFDYATDGRIPLSAEVAQTVQGYLSDVGVSVEMAGADQESHTLKVRNKEFTGIYLNTWAPSTVDGDLPLTDFYEPDGNNNYAQDPVTAELAVAQRGVTGPEREAVFAELLAYSNAQGYFVPLYVPMNNFAADPALDWAPRADGLYDFTETSFQ from the coding sequence ATGACATCCCTCAGCCCCCGCCGCGCCCTCGGCGCAGGAGCCCTCGTCACGATCGGCGGCCTCGTGCTCGCCGGATGCGCGGGAGGGTTCGACGGCGCATCGGGCTCCGGCGGCACGCCGGAGTCGACGCCGACGTCCGTCGTCGCGGCCATCCCCACGGACCCCTCGTCGATGGATCCCGTCCGCTCCGGCGCCCTCGTCGTGCTGTCGGTCTTCTTCCACACCTTCGACCAGCTCGTGAGGATCACGGCCGACGGCGAGCTCGAGCCGAAGCTCGCCGAGGAGTGGACCGCGAACGACGATCTCACCCAGTGGGATTTCACGCTCCACGAGGGCGTCGTCGCGAGCAACGGCGAGGAGATCACGGCGGAGGACGTCGTCTTCTCCTACCGGGCCATCCTCGACGACCCGACGAGCGAGAACTTCGCCTACCTCTCGTCGATCGACTCCGTCGAGGCGATCGATGACCTCACGGTGCGCTTCCACCTGAAGCAGCCGTTCTCCGCGTTCCCCCGCAACACCTCGCTCATCTCGATCGTGCCGGCCGACACCTACCAGGAGATGGGCGCCGACGCCTTCGCGCAGGAACCCGTCGGCTCGGGCCCGTACGTCTTCGAGAACGTGACGAAGGGCGTCTCGTACGACCTCGTGCGCAACGACGACTACTGGGGCGAGGCTCCCGCGATCGAGTCGATCTCGCTGCAGCCGGTCTCCTCCGACGAGTCGCGCGTGAACGGCGTGCTCTCCGGCTCCCTCGACGTCGCACAGATCGGCCCGACGCAGGTCTCGTCGGTCGAGGGCAACGCGTCGGCGGAGGTGTCGTCGGCGCTGTCGAACGGCGTCGTCTTCCTCGGCGTGAACTCCACGGCGGGCGTGCTGGCGGACGTCAGGGTGCGCGAGGCGATCGCGCTCGCGATCGACAGGGAGGCCATCGCGGAGAACCTGCTCATGGGGCTCGCGGAGCCTGCGACGTCGATGCTGGCGCCGGCCGTCGAGGGCTTCTCCGACGAGGTGGAGGGGACGGCCTACGACCCCGACCGGGCGAAGGAGCTGCTCGCGGAGGCCGGATACGACGGCGAGACCATCCCGTTCGACTACGCCACCGACGGCCGCATCCCGCTGTCCGCGGAGGTCGCGCAGACCGTCCAGGGATACCTCTCCGACGTGGGCGTCTCCGTCGAGATGGCCGGCGCCGACCAGGAGAGCCACACCCTCAAGGTGCGGAACAAGGAGTTCACCGGCATCTACCTCAACACGTGGGCGCCATCCACGGTCGACGGCGATCTGCCCCTGACCGACTTCTACGAGCCCGACGGCAACAACAACTACGCGCAGGACCCCGTGACCGCCGAGCTCGCCGTCGCCCAGCGCGGCGTGACGGGCCCCGAGCGCGAGGCCGTCTTCGCCGAGCTCCTCGCGTACAGCAACGCGCAGGGCTACTTCGTTCCGCTGTACGTGCCCATGAACAACTTCGCCGCCGATCCGGCGCTCGACTGGGCCCCGCGCGCCGACGGCCTGTACGACTTCACGGAGACGAGCTTCCAGTGA
- a CDS encoding amidohydrolase family protein — MTRTVLQNVRPWGADATDVVLADGVIAELRPAGGAAEPGARRVDGRGRILLPSFSDVHVHLDSTRIGLPFRPHTGSPGVWDMMLNDRRNWRSAEASMAERTTTTLGRMIAHGTTSVRTYAQVDVDCGLERLDAVLAAKEAHADRADVTVMAFPQAGLLREDGAPEMLARAMEHGADVVGGIDPCALDRDPVRHLDIVFGLAERFDAPIDIHLHEPDQLAKFSAELVVERVKALDLRGRVTISHGYGLGGLPERELRALLEDFREHDIAMATVAPPTPLPTLLLAEHGIRLGLGEDGQRDYWTPYGNADMLDRTWQMAFTNGFRRDADIEHCVAVATMGGRSVIGTAPRLRSVDDRPGLAVGAPADLVLVEGDTVTAAVMDRSPDRTVLRGGVVVAEGLALTGAGA; from the coding sequence GTGACCCGCACCGTCCTCCAGAACGTGCGCCCGTGGGGCGCGGACGCGACCGACGTCGTCCTCGCGGACGGCGTCATCGCCGAGCTGCGCCCGGCCGGAGGCGCCGCGGAGCCCGGCGCGAGGCGCGTCGACGGCCGCGGGCGCATCCTCCTCCCGTCGTTCTCCGACGTGCACGTGCACCTCGACTCGACGCGCATCGGGCTGCCGTTCCGCCCGCATACGGGGAGCCCCGGGGTGTGGGACATGATGCTCAACGACCGGCGCAACTGGCGCTCGGCGGAGGCGTCGATGGCGGAGCGGACGACGACGACCCTCGGGCGGATGATCGCGCACGGGACGACGAGCGTGCGCACCTATGCGCAGGTCGACGTCGACTGCGGCCTCGAGCGGCTCGACGCCGTCCTCGCCGCGAAGGAGGCGCACGCGGACCGGGCAGACGTGACGGTCATGGCGTTCCCGCAGGCCGGGCTCCTCCGCGAGGACGGGGCGCCGGAGATGCTCGCTCGTGCCATGGAGCACGGCGCGGACGTCGTGGGCGGGATCGACCCCTGCGCGCTCGACCGCGACCCGGTCCGGCACCTCGACATCGTCTTCGGGCTCGCGGAGCGGTTCGACGCTCCCATCGACATCCATCTGCACGAGCCCGATCAGCTGGCGAAGTTCTCGGCCGAGCTCGTCGTCGAGCGCGTCAAGGCGCTCGACCTCAGGGGGCGCGTCACGATCTCGCACGGATACGGCCTCGGGGGGCTGCCCGAACGCGAGCTGCGGGCGCTGCTCGAGGACTTCCGCGAACACGACATCGCGATGGCCACCGTCGCGCCGCCGACGCCGCTTCCGACGCTGCTCCTCGCCGAGCACGGCATCCGGCTCGGCCTCGGCGAGGACGGGCAGCGCGACTACTGGACGCCCTACGGGAACGCCGACATGCTCGACCGCACCTGGCAGATGGCCTTCACGAACGGGTTCCGTCGCGACGCCGACATCGAGCACTGCGTCGCCGTGGCGACCATGGGCGGCCGCTCCGTCATCGGCACGGCCCCGCGCCTGCGGTCGGTCGACGACAGGCCCGGTCTCGCGGTGGGCGCCCCCGCAGATCTCGTGCTCGTCGAGGGAGACACCGTGACGGCGGCCGTCATGGATCGCAGCCCCGATCGCACGGTGCTCCGCGGGGGCGTCGTCGTGGCCGAGGGCCTCGCGCTGACGGGCGCCGGCGCGTGA
- a CDS encoding ornithine cyclodeaminase family protein, with translation MTLVLTASQLERLVDRPATIAAVSRVFAEIAAGEASQPGPTSMATDAGTGRYILMSALSDATGTAAVKLLADVPDNARRGLPTQRSSILVVDRADGEPVALLHGGVPTRVRTAAASAVATDVLARADSRVLGLVGAGALAREHVAALSGVRSFERLVVWSRTRASAEALAADIAWGGEVDVASGVRDVFDAADVVCTLTPSVAPIVSGGWLRPGQHVNVVGARPRADEREVDGETMRRASVWVDDRATAETKSGDLLLAVAEGAVALDDVVGTIGETIAGRVRGRRDDAEITLFDSVGIGAQDLAIADLLVRAARERGIGTEIDLGA, from the coding sequence GTGACGCTCGTCCTCACGGCGTCGCAGCTCGAGCGGCTCGTCGACCGGCCGGCGACGATCGCCGCCGTCTCCCGCGTCTTCGCCGAGATCGCGGCGGGGGAGGCCTCCCAGCCCGGGCCGACGTCGATGGCCACCGATGCGGGGACAGGGCGGTACATCCTCATGTCCGCACTGTCGGATGCGACGGGGACGGCTGCGGTGAAGCTGCTCGCGGACGTCCCCGACAACGCGCGGCGGGGCCTGCCGACGCAGCGGTCGTCGATCCTCGTCGTCGACCGCGCGGACGGCGAGCCCGTCGCGCTGCTGCACGGCGGCGTGCCGACGCGCGTGCGGACCGCGGCGGCGAGCGCCGTGGCGACGGACGTGCTCGCCCGAGCGGACAGCCGCGTGCTCGGGCTCGTGGGAGCCGGCGCGCTCGCGCGCGAGCACGTCGCGGCACTGAGCGGCGTGCGGTCCTTCGAACGTCTCGTCGTATGGTCGCGGACCCGTGCGTCGGCGGAGGCTCTCGCCGCGGACATCGCGTGGGGCGGTGAGGTCGACGTCGCCTCCGGCGTGCGCGACGTGTTCGACGCGGCCGATGTCGTCTGCACGCTGACGCCGTCGGTCGCGCCGATCGTCTCGGGCGGATGGCTGCGCCCCGGTCAGCACGTGAACGTCGTGGGAGCCCGGCCGCGCGCGGACGAGAGGGAGGTCGACGGCGAGACGATGCGCCGTGCCTCGGTGTGGGTGGACGACAGGGCGACGGCCGAGACGAAGTCGGGCGACCTCCTCCTGGCCGTCGCGGAGGGGGCGGTGGCGCTCGACGACGTCGTCGGGACGATCGGCGAGACGATCGCTGGCCGCGTGCGCGGGCGCCGTGACGACGCCGAGATCACGCTCTTCGACTCCGTCGGCATCGGGGCGCAGGACCTCGCGATCGCCGACCTGCTCGTCCGCGCCGCGCGCGAGCGGGGGATCGGCACGGAGATCGACCTCGGCGCCTGA
- the ddaH gene encoding dimethylargininase, giving the protein MSEAIAAPVEAPLRTAHKRRYLMCVPSHFTVSYSINPWMEPSRPTDTARALAQWQTLYDAYRDLGHEVELIDPLPGFPDMVYTANGGFVVDGIAYGPSFRYVERQGEAPAFIDWFRANGFETVVPEEVNEGEGDFLLAGDVILAGTGFRSTGDSHAEVARVFGREVVSLDLVDPRFYHLDTALSVLDPVEDATTGPANIAYLPGAFDERSRAILAERFPDAIRVSDEDGAVFGLNSASDGYNVFISPRAKGFEAQLRERGYNPVLVDLSELLLGGGGIKCCTLELRGAK; this is encoded by the coding sequence ATGTCCGAAGCGATCGCGGCGCCCGTGGAGGCGCCCCTCCGTACCGCGCACAAGCGGCGGTATCTCATGTGCGTGCCCTCGCACTTCACGGTGTCGTACTCCATCAACCCCTGGATGGAGCCGTCCCGGCCGACCGACACCGCGCGGGCCCTCGCGCAGTGGCAGACGCTGTACGACGCGTACCGCGACCTCGGCCACGAGGTCGAGCTCATCGACCCGCTGCCGGGCTTCCCCGACATGGTCTACACGGCCAACGGCGGCTTCGTCGTCGACGGCATCGCCTACGGGCCGAGCTTCCGCTACGTCGAGCGGCAGGGCGAGGCGCCGGCCTTCATCGACTGGTTCCGTGCGAACGGGTTCGAGACGGTCGTCCCGGAAGAGGTCAACGAGGGCGAGGGGGACTTCCTCCTCGCGGGCGACGTCATCCTGGCGGGCACGGGCTTCCGCTCGACGGGCGACAGCCATGCCGAGGTCGCCCGGGTCTTCGGACGCGAGGTCGTGAGCCTCGACCTCGTCGATCCCCGCTTCTACCACCTCGACACGGCGCTCAGCGTGCTCGATCCGGTCGAGGACGCCACCACGGGGCCGGCGAACATCGCCTACCTCCCCGGCGCCTTCGACGAGCGCAGCCGCGCGATCCTCGCCGAGCGCTTCCCCGACGCCATCCGGGTGTCGGACGAGGACGGCGCGGTGTTCGGGCTCAACTCGGCGAGCGACGGGTACAACGTCTTCATCTCGCCGCGTGCGAAGGGCTTCGAGGCGCAGCTGCGCGAACGCGGCTACAACCCCGTGCTCGTCGACCTGTCCGAGCTGCTGCTCGGCGGCGGGGGCATCAAGTGCTGCACGCTCGAGCTGCGGGGCGCGAAGTGA
- the rocD gene encoding ornithine--oxo-acid transaminase, with translation MTAAEAAVKSHVAHNYRPLPVVIAGGEGAWVTDTDGRRYLDLLAGYSALNFGHRHPGLVEAVAHQLGRVTLTSRAFDNDRLEPFAAALAELSGKDLVLPMNTGAEAVETGIKVARAWGYRVKGIAEGRARIVVAHGNFHGRTTTVVSFSDDPEARNDFGPFTPGFVSVPFGDADAIAAAIDDDTAAVLIEPIQGEAGVIVPPDGYLRRVREITRERNVLLIADEIQSGLGRVGETFACDREGVVPDVYLLGKALGGGILPVSAVVADEDVLGVIRPGEHGSTFGGNPLAAAVAHRVVQLLATGDLQKRAKMLGEHLETKLARFVGHGVTEVRVAGLWAGVDIDPAVGTGREISEALMARGVLVKDTHGQTIRIAPPLVIRATEIDWALEQLQVVLAR, from the coding sequence GTGACCGCCGCCGAGGCGGCCGTGAAGAGCCACGTCGCGCACAACTACCGTCCGCTGCCCGTCGTCATCGCCGGCGGCGAGGGCGCCTGGGTCACCGACACGGACGGCAGGCGCTATCTCGACCTGCTCGCCGGATACTCCGCGCTCAACTTCGGGCACCGCCATCCCGGCCTCGTCGAGGCCGTCGCGCACCAGCTGGGGCGCGTGACCCTCACGAGCCGCGCGTTCGACAACGACCGTCTCGAGCCGTTCGCGGCCGCGCTCGCGGAGCTCAGCGGCAAGGACCTCGTGCTGCCGATGAACACGGGCGCCGAGGCGGTGGAGACGGGCATCAAGGTCGCCCGGGCCTGGGGGTACCGGGTCAAGGGCATCGCCGAGGGGCGAGCGAGGATCGTGGTCGCGCACGGCAACTTCCACGGCCGCACCACGACCGTCGTGAGCTTCAGCGACGACCCCGAGGCGCGGAACGACTTCGGGCCGTTCACGCCCGGATTCGTCTCGGTGCCGTTCGGCGACGCCGACGCGATCGCCGCGGCGATCGACGACGACACCGCCGCCGTGCTCATCGAGCCGATCCAGGGGGAGGCGGGTGTGATCGTCCCGCCCGACGGGTACCTGCGCCGCGTGCGGGAGATCACGCGCGAGCGGAACGTGCTGCTCATCGCCGACGAGATCCAGTCGGGACTCGGCCGGGTCGGCGAGACGTTCGCCTGCGATCGCGAGGGCGTCGTCCCGGACGTGTACCTGCTCGGCAAGGCGCTCGGCGGCGGGATCCTCCCCGTCTCGGCCGTGGTCGCCGACGAGGACGTGCTCGGCGTCATCCGGCCGGGCGAGCACGGCTCGACGTTCGGCGGGAACCCGCTCGCGGCGGCCGTCGCGCACCGCGTCGTGCAGCTCCTCGCGACGGGCGACCTCCAGAAGCGCGCGAAGATGCTCGGCGAGCATCTGGAGACGAAGCTCGCGCGCTTCGTCGGCCACGGCGTCACCGAGGTCCGTGTCGCGGGCCTCTGGGCGGGCGTCGACATCGATCCCGCGGTGGGCACGGGCCGGGAGATCTCGGAGGCGCTCATGGCGCGCGGCGTCCTCGTCAAGGACACCCACGGCCAGACCATCCGCATCGCACCGCCGCTCGTCATCCGCGCGACGGAGATCGACTGGGCGCTCGAGCAGCTCCAGGTCGTGCTCGCCCGCTGA
- a CDS encoding circularly permuted type 2 ATP-grasp protein, which yields MGDLFDGYGPTLSPRKTMQGEPAFDEMFGARDAAEVRGAYRELHTALARLTQEELRGRTESLANSYLAQGVTFDFAGEERPFPLDAVPRVIASEEWDHVSAGVAQRVRALEAFLDDAYGRRHGVRDGVLPARLIASSQHFSRQAAGIHPANGVRIQVAGIDLIRDEHGEMRVLEDNVRVPSGVSYVISNRRVMAQTLPELFHSMQVRPVGDYPNRLLAALRASAPPGVRDPNVVVLTPGVYNSAYFEHTLLARLMGVELVEGRDLTCVGGKVFMHTTRGPKRVDVIYRRVDDDFLDPLQFRADSMLGAPGLMLAARLGNVAIANAVGNGVADDKLLYTYVPDLIRYYLGEEPLLKNVDTWRLEDPGSLEEVLDRLDELVVKPVDGSGGKGLVVGPDASPAELETLRKRLVADPRGWIAQPVVMLSTIPTLVEDGMRPRHADLRPFAVNDGDEVWVLPGGLTRVALPEGQLVVNSSQGGGSKDTWVVGGAPRPHVEYGQGTGVAGLVADQAATITQAIPVLGEQREQQAAVDADGEA from the coding sequence ATGGGCGACCTGTTCGACGGCTACGGACCCACGCTGTCACCGCGCAAGACGATGCAGGGCGAGCCCGCGTTCGACGAGATGTTCGGGGCACGCGACGCCGCCGAGGTGCGCGGGGCGTATCGCGAGCTCCACACGGCGCTCGCGCGCCTCACGCAGGAGGAGCTCCGGGGGCGCACGGAGTCGCTCGCGAACTCGTACCTCGCCCAGGGCGTCACGTTCGACTTCGCCGGGGAGGAGCGGCCGTTCCCGCTTGACGCCGTGCCCCGCGTGATCGCGTCGGAGGAGTGGGACCACGTCTCGGCCGGCGTCGCACAGCGCGTCCGCGCGCTCGAGGCGTTCCTCGACGACGCGTACGGCCGTCGTCACGGCGTCCGCGACGGCGTCCTCCCGGCGAGGCTCATCGCGTCGAGCCAGCACTTCTCCCGCCAGGCGGCGGGCATCCATCCGGCCAACGGCGTGCGCATCCAGGTCGCGGGCATCGACCTCATCCGCGACGAGCACGGCGAGATGCGCGTGCTCGAGGACAACGTGCGCGTGCCGAGCGGCGTGAGCTACGTCATCTCGAACCGGCGCGTGATGGCCCAGACGCTGCCCGAGCTGTTCCACTCGATGCAGGTGCGCCCCGTGGGCGACTACCCCAACAGGCTGCTCGCCGCCCTGCGCGCGAGCGCGCCGCCCGGCGTGCGCGACCCGAACGTGGTCGTGCTCACCCCCGGGGTGTACAACTCCGCGTACTTCGAGCACACGCTCCTCGCGCGCCTCATGGGCGTCGAGCTCGTCGAGGGGCGCGACCTCACCTGCGTGGGCGGAAAGGTGTTCATGCACACCACGCGCGGGCCCAAGCGCGTCGACGTCATCTACCGCCGGGTCGACGACGACTTCCTCGATCCGCTGCAGTTCCGCGCCGACTCCATGCTCGGCGCCCCCGGTCTCATGCTCGCGGCGCGTCTCGGCAACGTCGCGATCGCCAACGCCGTGGGCAACGGCGTCGCCGACGACAAGCTCCTCTACACCTATGTGCCCGATCTCATCCGGTACTACCTCGGGGAGGAGCCTCTCCTGAAGAACGTCGACACCTGGCGGCTGGAGGACCCCGGCTCCCTCGAGGAGGTGCTCGACCGGCTCGACGAGCTCGTCGTGAAGCCCGTCGACGGCTCGGGCGGCAAGGGCCTCGTGGTGGGCCCCGACGCCTCGCCCGCCGAGCTCGAGACGCTCCGCAAGCGGCTCGTCGCCGACCCGCGCGGATGGATCGCGCAGCCCGTCGTCATGCTCTCGACCATCCCCACCCTCGTCGAGGACGGGATGCGCCCGCGGCACGCCGACCTGCGTCCCTTCGCCGTGAACGACGGCGACGAGGTCTGGGTGCTGCCCGGCGGCCTGACGCGCGTGGCGCTGCCGGAGGGACAGCTCGTCGTGAACTCCAGCCAGGGCGGCGGCTCGAAGGACACCTGGGTGGTCGGCGGGGCGCCGCGTCCGCACGTCGAGTACGGGCAGGGCACGGGCGTCGCGGGCCTCGTCGCCGATCAGGCGGCGACCATCACCCAGGCGATCCCCGTCCTCGGCGAGCAGCGGGAGCAGCAGGCGGCCGTCGACGCGGACGGGGAGGCCTGA
- a CDS encoding alpha-E domain-containing protein, whose protein sequence is MLARIAESLFWIGRYIERSDGTARILDVHLQLLLEDPWIDEDTACRALLTVIGAIPDEGVERMGREYVLEQLGVAHVNTSSIAFSIRAARENARRAREIVSTELWECLNTTSARLPRRLQGEKSHEFFKWVRERAALAVGVVEASTSRDEAWQFFTLGRAIERADMTARLLATRALAEAPGPSWTTLLRSCGAYEPYLRTYRGMPSAVNAAEFLLLDRLFPRSIIFSISMAEQCMSAIDPVADRVGHSNAGLRALGKIRNELEYTPIDRILGSLNDYMEEVQIVTREASEAIGRRFFPSQAEPSWIGEIS, encoded by the coding sequence ATGCTCGCACGCATCGCGGAGTCGCTCTTCTGGATCGGCCGCTACATCGAGCGCAGCGACGGCACGGCGCGCATCCTCGACGTGCACCTCCAGCTCCTGCTGGAGGACCCCTGGATCGACGAGGACACCGCATGCCGCGCGCTGCTCACGGTCATCGGCGCGATCCCGGACGAGGGCGTCGAGAGGATGGGCCGCGAGTACGTGCTCGAGCAGCTGGGCGTCGCGCACGTGAACACCTCGAGCATCGCCTTCTCGATCCGCGCGGCGCGGGAGAACGCCCGCCGCGCGCGCGAGATCGTCTCGACCGAGCTCTGGGAGTGCCTCAACACGACGAGCGCTCGCCTGCCCCGGCGGCTTCAGGGCGAGAAGAGCCACGAGTTCTTCAAGTGGGTGCGCGAGCGCGCCGCGCTCGCCGTCGGCGTCGTCGAGGCCTCGACGAGCAGGGACGAGGCCTGGCAGTTCTTCACGCTCGGGCGCGCGATCGAGCGTGCCGACATGACGGCGAGGCTGCTCGCCACGCGCGCGCTCGCCGAGGCGCCGGGGCCGTCCTGGACGACCCTGCTGCGCTCCTGTGGGGCCTACGAGCCCTATCTGCGCACGTACCGGGGGATGCCGAGCGCCGTGAACGCCGCGGAGTTCCTCCTGCTCGACCGGCTCTTCCCCCGCTCGATCATCTTCTCGATCTCGATGGCGGAGCAGTGCATGAGCGCGATCGACCCCGTCGCGGATCGGGTCGGCCACTCCAACGCCGGCCTGCGGGCGCTCGGCAAGATCCGCAACGAGCTCGAGTACACCCCGATCGACCGGATCCTCGGCAGCCTCAACGACTACATGGAGGAGGTGCAGATCGTCACGCGCGAGGCGTCGGAGGCGATCGGGCGGCGCTTCTTCCCGTCGCAGGCGGAGCCGAGCTGGATCGGAGAGATCTCATGA
- a CDS encoding transglutaminase family protein: MKRLLIEHETGFRYDDTVTASYNEARMLPGTTESQFVLSANLEIHPQVSVSSYVDYFGTRVSSFDVLAPHTELMITSRSLVEVRSRHAEPAHLSWDRLAREAERAVETVEHLGQSDRTRPHAEVVEMARELAAKHADPSAAARAIAATLGDALEYVQGVTGVHSTASDAWRERKGVCQDITHIVIGALRSVGIPARYVSGYLHPRENADVGVAVRGESHAWIEWFAGDWHGFDATNDSEITDRHVLVGRGRDYGDVPPLRGVYAGPGRGELHVEVTLTREA, encoded by the coding sequence ATGAAGCGTCTCCTCATCGAGCACGAGACCGGCTTCCGCTACGACGACACGGTCACCGCCTCGTACAACGAGGCGCGGATGCTCCCCGGCACGACCGAGAGCCAGTTCGTGCTCAGCGCGAACCTGGAGATCCATCCGCAGGTCTCCGTCAGCTCGTACGTCGACTACTTCGGCACGCGCGTGAGCAGCTTCGACGTGCTCGCCCCGCACACGGAGCTCATGATCACCTCGCGCAGCCTCGTCGAGGTGCGCTCACGGCATGCGGAGCCGGCGCACCTGTCATGGGATCGTCTCGCGCGCGAGGCCGAGCGCGCCGTCGAGACCGTCGAGCACCTCGGGCAGAGCGATCGCACGCGACCGCATGCCGAGGTGGTCGAGATGGCCCGCGAGCTCGCCGCGAAGCACGCCGATCCGTCCGCCGCCGCACGGGCGATCGCGGCGACGCTCGGCGACGCCCTCGAGTACGTGCAGGGCGTGACGGGCGTCCACTCGACGGCGTCGGACGCGTGGCGGGAGCGCAAAGGCGTCTGCCAGGACATCACGCACATCGTGATCGGCGCGCTGCGATCGGTCGGCATCCCCGCACGCTACGTCTCCGGATACCTCCACCCGCGCGAGAACGCGGATGTCGGCGTCGCGGTGCGGGGGGAGTCCCACGCCTGGATCGAGTGGTTCGCGGGGGACTGGCACGGCTTCGACGCGACCAACGACAGCGAGATCACCGATCGCCACGTCCTCGTGGGCCGCGGGCGCGACTACGGCGACGTGCCGCCGCTGCGGGGCGTGTACGCGGGGCCGGGCAGGGGCGAGCTGCACGTCGAGGTGACGCTCACCCGCGAGGCCTGA
- a CDS encoding MFS transporter, producing MKGMFRSLGLFNYRVWFLGALVSNIGGWMQSTAQDWVVLTELTDNDATAMGVTMALQFGPPLVLVSMTGWVADRFDRRRVLLITQTALLLLAIAVGALLLAGVMTLPLMLVFALAFGVANAFDSPARQAFVSDIVSRDDASNAIALNAASFNMARLIGPAVGGLLIVVIGTGWVFIVNAATFLAMLVALVAMRRDELVPRVRGTGASRLADGFRYVARRPDLVVTFTMVFLIGAFGMNFPIFASTMAIEFGRGADGYGVLSSVLAIGSLAGALLAARRARARIRVVILAAGGFGLASLVSAAMPGYGLYGAALVFVGFSTVTMMTTANGYVQTTTDPALRGRVMALYMAVIMGSTPVGAPIAGWIVDALGPRAAIVVGGAAGLVACAVGVTWVLLSGRLHRSEESRFRLTLDETRPLTVVEPEDFSDEVAQTTPLRITDEAEAMGTLPHRQRGHRG from the coding sequence ATGAAGGGGATGTTCCGCTCGCTCGGCCTCTTCAACTACCGCGTCTGGTTCCTCGGCGCCCTCGTCTCGAACATCGGCGGGTGGATGCAGTCCACCGCCCAGGACTGGGTCGTGCTCACCGAGCTCACCGACAACGACGCCACGGCGATGGGCGTGACGATGGCGCTGCAGTTCGGCCCGCCCCTCGTGCTCGTCAGCATGACGGGCTGGGTGGCCGACCGGTTCGACCGGAGACGCGTGCTGCTCATCACGCAGACCGCGCTCCTGCTCCTCGCGATCGCCGTGGGCGCACTGCTGCTGGCCGGCGTGATGACGCTGCCGCTGATGCTCGTCTTCGCCCTCGCCTTCGGCGTCGCCAACGCGTTCGACAGCCCGGCCCGCCAGGCGTTCGTCTCCGACATCGTCTCCCGCGACGACGCCTCGAACGCCATCGCGCTCAACGCGGCGTCGTTCAACATGGCACGCCTCATCGGCCCCGCCGTCGGCGGCCTCCTCATCGTCGTGATCGGCACGGGGTGGGTGTTCATCGTCAACGCCGCGACGTTCCTCGCCATGCTCGTCGCCCTCGTGGCGATGCGCCGCGACGAGCTCGTGCCCCGCGTGCGCGGCACGGGCGCCTCGCGCCTGGCGGACGGATTCCGGTACGTCGCCAGGCGGCCCGACCTCGTGGTGACGTTCACGATGGTCTTCCTCATCGGCGCGTTCGGGATGAACTTCCCCATCTTCGCCTCGACCATGGCGATCGAGTTCGGCCGGGGCGCGGACGGCTACGGCGTGCTGAGCTCGGTCCTCGCGATCGGCTCGCTCGCCGGGGCGCTGCTCGCCGCGCGACGCGCTCGGGCGCGCATCCGGGTCGTGATCCTCGCGGCGGGCGGCTTCGGCCTCGCGTCGCTCGTCTCGGCCGCGATGCCGGGCTACGGACTGTACGGCGCCGCGCTCGTGTTCGTCGGGTTCTCGACGGTGACGATGATGACGACGGCGAACGGCTACGTGCAGACGACGACCGACCCGGCGCTGCGCGGGCGCGTGATGGCGCTGTACATGGCCGTCATCATGGGTTCGACGCCCGTCGGAGCGCCCATCGCGGGCTGGATCGTCGACGCGCTCGGCCCGCGCGCGGCGATCGTCGTGGGCGGGGCCGCGGGCCTCGTCGCGTGCGCCGTCGGCGTGACCTGGGTCCTCCTCTCCGGGCGCCTCCACCGCAGCGAGGAGAGCCGGTTCCGCCTGACCCTCGACGAGACGCGGCCGCTGACGGTCGTCGAGCCCGAGGACTTCAGCGACGAGGTCGCCCAGACCACGCCCCTCCGCATCACGGACGAGGCGGAGGCGATGGGGACGCTCCCGCACCGGCAGAGAGGTCATCGAGGATGA